A single Chromatiales bacterium DNA region contains:
- a CDS encoding hydrolase 2, exosortase A system-associated produces MTSPASPEPFFLDGPHGACFCLWYPVPAPRRAAVVLPPFAEEMNKSRRMLSLAARALQSHGVAVLLPDLGGTGDSAGDHSDASMARWREEVAAMSAWIGERLPGSVDVLALRTGALLCDAIANPGRVCLWQPVVDGRRYLAQFLRLALAAGLTGKRDADVSPQRLRERLAAGDTIEVAGYALSPALVTGLESARLEPAALAGAERIDQFELVAQAETPATPAAQSWAAAAGANLHTCVGVPFWQSGEIVTLPALIDATAALWP; encoded by the coding sequence GTGACGTCCCCCGCGTCCCCCGAGCCGTTCTTTCTGGACGGTCCGCACGGCGCCTGCTTTTGCCTCTGGTATCCCGTCCCCGCGCCGCGGCGTGCCGCCGTGGTGTTGCCGCCGTTCGCCGAGGAAATGAACAAGTCCCGGCGCATGCTGAGCCTTGCCGCGCGGGCGTTGCAGTCGCACGGCGTTGCCGTGCTGCTACCCGACCTTGGCGGTACCGGTGACAGCGCCGGTGATCATTCCGATGCCTCGATGGCGCGCTGGCGGGAAGAAGTTGCGGCAATGTCCGCGTGGATCGGCGAACGGCTGCCGGGAAGCGTGGATGTGCTGGCCCTGCGCACCGGTGCATTGCTGTGTGACGCCATCGCCAATCCGGGGCGCGTTTGCCTTTGGCAACCGGTGGTCGACGGTCGTCGCTATCTCGCACAGTTCCTGCGGCTTGCGCTGGCGGCGGGTCTGACCGGCAAGCGCGACGCCGATGTGTCGCCGCAGCGCCTGCGCGAGCGTCTTGCTGCCGGCGACACCATCGAGGTCGCGGGCTATGCGCTGTCTCCGGCGCTGGTGACAGGGCTGGAATCCGCGCGGCTGGAACCCGCTGCACTGGCCGGCGCCGAACGCATCGACCAGTTCGAGCTCGTCGCGCAGGCCGAAACGCCCGCGACGCCGGCCGCGCAGTCTTGGGCCGCAGCGGCCGGCGCGAACCTGCATACCTGCGTTGGCGTCCCGTTCTGGCAGTCCGGCGAGATCGTGACCCTGCCGGCCCTGATCGATGCCACGGCGGCACTGTGGCCATGA
- the cgtA gene encoding Obg family GTPase CgtA — protein MKFVDEVTIRVSAGNGGAGCVSFRREKYIPKGGPDGGDGGDGGSVWLEGDAALGTLIDFRYQRSYRAKNGRPGMGKNRTGASGEDLVIRVPAGTEVYDADTAERIGDVVADGQRLLVARGGFHGIGNARYKSSTNRAPRQSSPGSDGEQRMLRLELKLLADVGLLGLPNAGKSSLVRAVSAAQPRVADYPFTTLHPNLGVVRLGPAESFVMADIPGLIEGASEGAGLGTRFLKHLSRTRLLFHLVDIAPLDESADLAADVRRIAAELERYSPDLAARERWLVFNKIDRLPADQVQQRVDAVCAELGWIAPVFAVSALTGAGTTELTRRAFEHLRAIAAQETVTADGDARDSE, from the coding sequence ATGAAATTCGTCGACGAAGTCACGATCCGTGTCAGTGCCGGCAATGGCGGCGCCGGCTGCGTGAGCTTTCGTCGCGAGAAATACATCCCCAAGGGCGGCCCGGATGGCGGCGATGGTGGTGACGGGGGCAGCGTGTGGCTCGAGGGTGATGCCGCGCTTGGCACCCTGATCGACTTTCGCTACCAGCGCAGCTACCGGGCGAAAAACGGTCGTCCGGGCATGGGCAAGAACCGCACCGGTGCGAGCGGAGAGGACCTGGTCATCCGCGTGCCGGCCGGAACCGAGGTCTATGACGCCGACACCGCGGAGCGCATCGGCGATGTGGTCGCCGACGGCCAGCGCCTGCTGGTCGCGCGCGGCGGCTTTCACGGCATCGGCAATGCCCGCTACAAGAGCAGCACGAATCGTGCACCGCGCCAGTCGTCACCGGGCAGCGACGGCGAGCAGCGCATGCTGCGCCTGGAACTCAAGCTGCTTGCCGACGTCGGCCTGCTTGGCCTGCCGAACGCGGGCAAATCCAGCCTGGTGCGCGCGGTTTCCGCAGCGCAGCCGCGGGTCGCCGACTACCCGTTCACGACCCTGCATCCGAACCTCGGCGTGGTGCGGCTCGGCCCGGCCGAGAGTTTCGTCATGGCCGATATTCCGGGGCTGATCGAAGGGGCCTCGGAGGGCGCGGGCCTCGGCACGCGGTTTCTGAAACATCTCTCGCGCACGCGCCTTCTGTTTCACCTCGTGGACATCGCGCCTTTGGACGAAAGCGCGGATCTCGCCGCGGACGTGCGCCGCATCGCGGCGGAACTCGAACGTTATTCGCCGGACCTCGCTGCGCGCGAGCGCTGGCTGGTTTTCAACAAGATCGACCGCCTGCCCGCCGATCAGGTACAACAGCGGGTCGACGCGGTGTGTGCGGAACTCGGCTGGATCGCGCCGGTGTTTGCCGTGTCCGCGCTGACCGGCGCCGGTACGACGGAACTGACGCGGCGTGCCTTCGAGCACCTGCGTGCGATCGCGGCACAGGAAACCGTTACTGCCGACGGCGATGCCAGAGACAGTGAATAG
- the rpmA gene encoding 50S ribosomal protein L27 produces MAHKKAAGSSRNGRDSESKRLGVKRFGGQSVLAGNILVRQRGTRFHPGDNVGCGKDHTLFATADGLVQFEVKGPRRRKYVSVVPA; encoded by the coding sequence ATGGCACACAAGAAGGCAGCGGGCAGTTCCCGCAACGGTCGCGATTCCGAGTCGAAGCGACTTGGCGTAAAGCGCTTCGGCGGCCAGTCCGTGCTGGCCGGCAACATTCTGGTCCGGCAGCGCGGTACGCGCTTCCATCCGGGCGACAATGTCGGCTGCGGCAAGGATCACACCCTGTTCGCGACCGCCGACGGTCTGGTGCAGTTCGAGGTCAAGGGCCCGCGTCGGCGCAAGTACGTCAGCGTGGTGCCGGCCTGA
- a CDS encoding hydrolase 1, exosortase A system-associated produces MNAAAVIEPFWFTSGGDDLLALLHPAGRSVGVLIVVGGPQYRVGAHRSFVMFARAIAEAGFPVLRFDLPGMGDSSGAPRPFDALDAVLRDAIDTLSSRAGCRSVVIWGLCDAASAAMLYAATDPRVRGIVTANPWVRSAAGAARARLRGYYLRRLASPSFWAKLLRGRVRVGNAAAELGGSVTAARSDAPAPGFVNRMLDGWQRFGGETLLVISGQDLTAKEFVELCAREPRWAERLSRPDVTRIDLPDADHTFSSAAWRQRVATATIDWLHDRVEPA; encoded by the coding sequence ATGAACGCCGCAGCCGTCATTGAACCGTTCTGGTTCACCAGTGGCGGGGATGATCTGCTTGCGCTGCTGCATCCTGCGGGCCGGTCGGTCGGTGTGCTGATCGTCGTCGGCGGACCGCAGTATCGCGTCGGCGCGCACCGCAGCTTCGTGATGTTCGCGCGTGCGATTGCCGAAGCCGGGTTCCCGGTGCTGCGCTTCGATCTGCCGGGCATGGGCGACAGCTCCGGCGCGCCGCGGCCGTTCGATGCGCTGGACGCCGTGCTGCGCGACGCGATCGACACGCTCAGTTCGCGCGCCGGTTGTCGCTCGGTCGTGATCTGGGGTCTGTGTGACGCCGCCTCGGCGGCGATGCTCTACGCGGCGACCGATCCCCGCGTGCGCGGCATCGTGACCGCGAATCCCTGGGTGCGTTCCGCCGCCGGAGCGGCTCGCGCGCGGCTGCGCGGGTATTACCTGCGTCGCCTGGCGAGTCCGTCGTTCTGGGCAAAGCTGCTGCGCGGGCGGGTGCGGGTCGGAAACGCCGCGGCGGAACTCGGCGGCAGCGTGACCGCCGCGCGCTCGGACGCGCCGGCCCCGGGGTTCGTCAATCGCATGCTCGACGGCTGGCAACGATTTGGCGGGGAAACCCTGCTCGTGATCAGCGGACAGGATCTGACGGCAAAGGAGTTTGTCGAACTGTGCGCGCGCGAGCCACGCTGGGCCGAACGCCTGTCGCGTCCCGACGTCACGCGCATCGACTTGCCGGACGCCGACCACACCTTTTCCAGCGCGGCCTGGCGACAGCGCGTTGCCACGGCGACAATCGACTGGCTGCACGACCGCGTGGAACCGGCATGA
- the rplU gene encoding 50S ribosomal protein L21, whose protein sequence is MYAVIRTGGKQYRVTPGDVIRVERLDAEPGSAIEFGEVLMVGGDEGASIGTPLVDGGSVTATVRGHVRGPKITIVKFRRRKHHLKRQGHRQDLTEIEITAVNGQGGSAKAAPKKAAKPAAAADAPAPKFLDAPSGEADDLKKISGVGPVLEQKLNGLGIYHYHQVAALTAEQIEQIDTHLNFKGRIERDDWVGQAKRLAAGETD, encoded by the coding sequence ATGTATGCGGTCATCCGCACCGGCGGCAAGCAATACCGGGTCACCCCGGGCGACGTGATCCGGGTCGAACGGCTGGACGCCGAGCCCGGCAGCGCGATCGAGTTCGGCGAAGTGCTCATGGTCGGCGGCGACGAGGGCGCCAGCATCGGCACCCCGCTCGTCGATGGCGGCAGCGTCACGGCGACCGTGCGCGGCCACGTGCGCGGTCCGAAGATCACGATCGTGAAATTCCGCCGCCGCAAGCACCATCTGAAGCGCCAGGGCCACCGTCAGGACCTCACCGAGATCGAGATCACGGCGGTCAACGGTCAGGGCGGCAGCGCCAAGGCCGCGCCGAAAAAGGCCGCCAAGCCGGCCGCGGCAGCCGATGCGCCGGCGCCGAAATTCCTGGATGCCCCGTCCGGCGAGGCCGACGATCTGAAGAAGATCTCCGGCGTCGGCCCGGTGCTGGAGCAGAAGCTCAACGGCTTGGGCATCTACCATTACCACCAGGTCGCCGCACTGACCGCCGAGCAGATCGAGCAGATCGATACGCACCTGAACTTCAAGGGCCGTATCGAGCGCGACGACTGGGTCGGACAGGCCAAGCGCCTGGCGGCCGGCGAAACCGACTGA
- a CDS encoding glutamate 5-kinase, translating to MTTTSDTRTVCANATRLVIKVGSALATADGMGLDREHMAGWATQIAALVAAGREVIVVSSGAVAEGMARLGWKTRPGALHELQAAAAIGQMGLADAWESAFQAHGRHTAQVLITHGDLTDRTRYLNARSTLLTLLRLGVVPVINENDTVATDEIRFGDNDTLAAVVANLVDATVLVLLTDQDGLFDADPRKNPAAKLIASATVDDERLEAVAGEGGLLGRGGMVTKVRAARIAARSGTPTVIAGGRVPRVIERVGAGEPVGTFLLPTQPAKLARKRWLAGLKPQGRLILDDGASSVLKQSGRSLLAVGVISVEGEFERGAPVVCVDALGREIARGLVNYASADARRIMGQPSARIEAILGFQDGAELVHRDNLIVS from the coding sequence ATGACAACCACGAGCGACACACGTACGGTCTGCGCGAATGCGACGCGCCTGGTGATCAAGGTCGGCAGCGCGCTGGCGACCGCCGACGGCATGGGGCTCGACCGCGAGCACATGGCCGGCTGGGCCACGCAGATCGCAGCACTCGTCGCCGCCGGGCGCGAGGTCATCGTGGTGTCCTCCGGCGCGGTCGCCGAGGGGATGGCGCGGCTCGGCTGGAAGACGCGCCCCGGTGCCTTGCACGAACTGCAGGCCGCGGCCGCCATTGGGCAGATGGGGCTTGCGGATGCCTGGGAATCGGCATTTCAGGCCCATGGCCGGCATACCGCGCAGGTGCTGATCACCCACGGCGACCTGACCGATCGCACGCGCTACCTGAATGCGCGCAGCACGCTGCTGACCCTGCTTCGGCTCGGCGTGGTGCCGGTGATCAACGAGAACGACACGGTCGCGACCGACGAAATTCGCTTCGGCGATAACGACACGCTCGCGGCCGTCGTCGCGAATCTCGTCGACGCCACCGTGCTGGTGCTGCTGACCGACCAGGACGGTCTGTTCGACGCCGATCCGCGCAAGAACCCGGCCGCGAAGCTGATCGCATCGGCGACGGTCGATGATGAACGTCTGGAGGCCGTGGCCGGCGAGGGCGGGCTGCTCGGGCGCGGCGGCATGGTCACGAAGGTTCGCGCGGCGCGCATTGCCGCGCGCTCCGGCACACCCACGGTGATCGCCGGCGGTCGCGTGCCGCGCGTGATCGAGCGGGTCGGCGCCGGCGAACCGGTCGGCACCTTTCTCTTGCCGACCCAGCCTGCAAAGCTCGCGCGCAAGCGCTGGCTTGCGGGCCTGAAGCCGCAGGGTCGGCTGATTCTCGACGACGGCGCGAGCAGCGTGCTGAAGCAATCGGGTCGCAGCCTGCTGGCGGTCGGCGTGATTTCGGTTGAAGGCGAGTTCGAACGCGGCGCCCCGGTCGTCTGCGTCGATGCACTGGGCCGTGAAATCGCCCGCGGACTGGTGAACTATGCATCCGCGGATGCGCGCCGGATCATGGGCCAGCCGAGTGCGAGGATCGAGGCGATTCTCGGCTTTCAGGATGGCGCCGAACTCGTCCACCGCGACAATCTGATCGTGTCCTGA
- a CDS encoding acyl carrier protein has translation MNCSETVVRILTDTLQVPVPPEPDFALLGALPEFDSMAVVAVLTAIEDTFGFAVEDDAISADDFASVGSLCSFVEGQLKTVT, from the coding sequence ATGAATTGCTCCGAAACCGTTGTGCGCATCCTCACCGACACGCTCCAGGTTCCGGTGCCGCCGGAGCCGGATTTCGCGCTGCTCGGCGCGCTGCCGGAGTTCGATTCGATGGCCGTGGTCGCGGTGCTGACCGCAATCGAGGACACCTTCGGGTTCGCCGTCGAGGACGACGCCATCAGCGCCGATGACTTCGCCTCGGTCGGCAGCCTGTGCAGCTTCGTCGAAGGGCAGCTCAAGACCGTCACGTGA